From Streptomyces sp. HUAS MG91, the proteins below share one genomic window:
- a CDS encoding PIN domain-containing protein, translating to MTRSSAATPGGTLVLDSEGLAKAILRDRTVTGWLALARADDLRVITSAAILVEVVHPRINRPALEWTLSRLVIEPITEHIARHAGTLLANAGLHGHKHAIDAMLGATALAAPGPATVLTSDPEDLTALCGPRITVIKV from the coding sequence GTGACCCGCTCCTCCGCAGCTACCCCCGGCGGCACTCTGGTCCTCGACAGCGAAGGGCTGGCCAAGGCCATCCTTCGCGACCGCACTGTCACCGGCTGGCTCGCTCTCGCTCGCGCCGATGACCTACGGGTGATCACTTCCGCGGCCATCCTTGTGGAAGTGGTGCACCCTCGGATCAACCGCCCGGCCCTGGAGTGGACCCTCTCCCGCCTCGTCATCGAACCGATCACCGAGCACATCGCCCGTCATGCCGGCACCCTCCTCGCCAACGCCGGCCTGCACGGTCACAAACACGCCATCGACGCCATGCTCGGCGCCACCGCCCTCGCCGCCCCAGGCCCGGCGACGGTTCTGACTTCAGACCCCGAGGATCTGACCGCCCTGTGCGGCCCCCGCATCACCGTCATCAAGGT
- a CDS encoding CopG family transcriptional regulator, whose amino-acid sequence MSDPTGKYSITMPRDIAEAAKARSGPSGLSAYVAAAVARQIERDNLNELIQVAEAEHGPIMDEEVQALRDHLHQARQQQTQGGANAA is encoded by the coding sequence ATGAGTGACCCTACCGGCAAGTACTCAATCACCATGCCCCGCGACATCGCCGAAGCCGCCAAAGCCCGCAGCGGCCCATCGGGGCTGTCGGCCTATGTCGCCGCTGCCGTCGCACGCCAGATCGAGCGGGACAATCTCAACGAACTCATTCAGGTCGCCGAGGCCGAGCACGGGCCCATCATGGACGAAGAGGTCCAGGCCCTACGTGACCATCTCCACCAGGCCCGCCAGCAGCAAACGCAAGGTGGGGCGAACGCCGCGTGA
- a CDS encoding tetratricopeptide repeat protein: MPERVTKSRRIERAGVNALRTLLEDHDQIVQEIDGGNDYGEDLFVMLTKDGERTGVAITIQVKSGNKYKRAHSYAIPVEGHANDWKNGLLSVLGVVFDLATKQLFWANLTECLESSEEAPSWITVPREQELNEDTIQSFLALTHKFVEDRSQRRIEEASLHVTRLTETSSTSPRFVGREQEQQAIRNMLTTMGGRVLVSGMAGVGKTSLVDQVVRHHDVSAVFSGGVIVTDMHGFSAHRTRMASPGIAYGPLLSVLGVAGNEIPRTTEGQAALYHRTLDALDASGNPVLMVFDNVAELSQVAELLPRAEAHGVVLTSRSRLGVLEGIETINLDCLSPEESGVLLTQILGPGDQRLHTSGPIRDLCTLCGHLPLALSISAAILKDDVGLTIDDLLAELSEEKSRLDVLHFGDTAVRAALQVSLARLDRAMRDPFCRLSIHPGSEMSEQAASAVLGVSVPQTRSLLRRLSQASLISRGSATSRWRMHDLVYLFAAEQCETTVSASDRQQAFSRLTEVYCQASLNADLTLRGTPEGNPPQFQSTTEALNWLDLECANLQASARAARDIDLTEQTYAISMHLILYLDLRGRVTEGLQSAQIAYEAACKERDTERQVRALNNIGINLTSQGRMEEAIRTLKKAAATAERIGFLDGQCDATVSLGAAVRQHISPRAAIPILIEAVKLSRENRDPNDIGASLTNLGSAYRESGLLHPAAAALSASLPYHRASGNRRQEASAHAGLGVALSQLGQQEKSEECFQKAFTAYREVQDEAGIHLNHMNLAHTQLKSGKIKEARGSLHRALRFFQSTSNHHFEANSLGLLGAAEWMSGDTDQAKIYYEEAIRIFRRIGLKESEREMKAALREMLSGRPS; the protein is encoded by the coding sequence GTGCCGGAAAGGGTCACCAAGAGCAGAAGGATCGAGCGGGCGGGGGTAAACGCTCTACGCACGCTCCTCGAAGACCACGATCAGATCGTCCAAGAGATCGACGGCGGCAACGACTACGGGGAAGACCTCTTCGTCATGCTCACCAAGGACGGTGAGCGAACTGGTGTCGCGATCACCATCCAGGTGAAGAGCGGCAATAAGTACAAGCGGGCTCATAGTTACGCAATCCCTGTCGAGGGTCATGCGAACGACTGGAAGAACGGCCTACTGTCCGTCCTAGGTGTGGTGTTCGACCTGGCAACGAAGCAGCTGTTCTGGGCGAACCTCACGGAGTGCCTGGAGTCCTCCGAGGAGGCGCCCAGCTGGATCACCGTGCCGCGGGAACAGGAACTGAACGAGGACACCATCCAGTCGTTCCTGGCACTGACGCATAAGTTCGTTGAGGATCGTTCACAAAGACGCATCGAAGAGGCATCACTGCACGTCACTCGACTGACAGAAACCTCCAGCACCTCGCCCCGCTTCGTAGGCCGGGAGCAGGAGCAACAGGCGATCAGGAACATGCTGACCACCATGGGAGGTCGAGTCCTGGTCTCAGGGATGGCCGGCGTCGGCAAGACATCCTTGGTAGACCAAGTGGTCAGGCACCACGACGTGTCCGCAGTGTTCTCTGGCGGCGTGATCGTCACAGACATGCACGGTTTCTCGGCGCATCGCACACGCATGGCCAGCCCCGGAATCGCGTACGGACCTCTCCTGTCAGTTCTCGGCGTAGCAGGGAATGAGATCCCACGCACCACAGAAGGCCAGGCTGCGCTCTACCACCGAACGCTCGACGCCCTCGACGCCTCTGGCAACCCGGTGTTGATGGTGTTCGACAACGTAGCCGAGCTCTCTCAGGTCGCCGAATTGCTCCCCAGGGCAGAGGCCCATGGCGTGGTACTGACCTCTCGTAGCAGGTTGGGAGTGCTCGAAGGAATCGAGACGATCAACCTCGACTGTCTCAGCCCGGAGGAGTCAGGCGTCCTGCTCACTCAGATCTTGGGGCCTGGGGATCAGCGTCTCCACACCTCCGGCCCGATCCGTGATCTGTGCACCCTGTGTGGCCATCTTCCGCTGGCGCTAAGCATCTCGGCAGCAATCCTGAAAGACGACGTCGGCCTCACGATCGACGATCTACTGGCAGAACTGAGTGAAGAGAAGAGCCGGCTCGATGTCCTGCACTTTGGGGACACCGCCGTAAGGGCAGCCCTTCAGGTCTCGCTCGCTCGCCTCGACCGTGCCATGAGGGATCCCTTTTGCCGACTCTCCATCCATCCGGGCAGCGAGATGTCGGAACAGGCAGCCTCGGCAGTCCTCGGAGTATCTGTCCCACAGACTCGCTCGCTCCTCCGCCGGCTCAGTCAGGCCAGCCTCATCTCCCGCGGGTCCGCCACCTCGCGATGGCGGATGCATGATCTTGTCTATCTATTCGCTGCTGAGCAATGTGAAACAACGGTCTCTGCCAGTGATCGCCAACAAGCCTTCAGTCGCCTAACCGAGGTATATTGCCAGGCTTCACTAAATGCAGACCTCACGCTGCGCGGCACCCCTGAAGGGAATCCGCCACAGTTCCAGTCGACTACCGAAGCCCTGAACTGGCTTGACCTAGAGTGCGCAAATCTGCAGGCTTCAGCGCGGGCCGCTCGCGACATCGATCTAACCGAACAGACTTACGCCATTTCGATGCACCTCATCCTCTATCTCGACCTTAGGGGGCGCGTCACCGAAGGCCTTCAGTCGGCGCAAATCGCCTACGAGGCGGCATGCAAAGAGCGTGACACCGAACGGCAGGTTAGAGCTCTCAATAACATCGGAATCAACCTCACCTCCCAGGGCAGGATGGAAGAGGCCATTCGAACCCTCAAAAAGGCAGCCGCCACTGCAGAAAGAATCGGCTTCCTGGATGGCCAATGCGACGCAACAGTCAGCCTAGGCGCGGCGGTTCGCCAGCACATCAGCCCTAGAGCAGCTATCCCAATCTTGATCGAAGCCGTGAAACTGTCAAGAGAGAATCGAGACCCAAACGATATCGGAGCATCTCTAACCAACCTTGGCTCCGCATACCGCGAATCCGGTCTCTTGCACCCAGCAGCGGCAGCTCTCAGCGCATCCCTCCCATACCATCGCGCCTCGGGAAACCGGAGGCAGGAAGCATCTGCCCACGCCGGGCTGGGGGTAGCCCTTAGCCAGCTGGGCCAGCAAGAGAAATCCGAAGAGTGTTTCCAGAAGGCATTTACCGCATACAGAGAAGTGCAGGATGAAGCGGGAATCCATCTCAACCATATGAACTTGGCTCACACACAACTAAAATCCGGAAAGATCAAGGAAGCGCGAGGCTCCCTACATCGAGCACTCCGATTTTTCCAGAGCACCTCAAATCATCATTTCGAGGCTAATTCACTCGGCTTGCTAGGGGCTGCGGAGTGGATGTCGGGAGACACTGACCAAGCAAAGATCTACTACGAGGAAGCCATTCGAATCTTTCGCAGAATTGGACTGAAAGAAAGCGAACGAGAGATGAAGGCGGCACTACGTGAAATGCTGAGCGGCCGACCCAGTTAG
- a CDS encoding response regulator has translation MPGASGRVLVVDDNKVIRQLIRVNLELEGFEVVTAADGAECLEVVHQVRPDIVTLDVVMPRLDGLRTAARLRADARTSDLPIVIVSACTQYEVENGLDVGVDAFLAKPFEPGELVRVVGQLRERGRGRGGAGRSGSGEGGAGGDSGPQGNSGDGSAGRATRTADA, from the coding sequence GTGCCAGGCGCGTCCGGCCGGGTCCTTGTCGTGGACGACAACAAGGTGATCCGGCAGTTGATCAGGGTCAATCTCGAGCTGGAGGGCTTCGAGGTCGTGACCGCGGCCGATGGTGCCGAATGTCTGGAAGTCGTGCATCAGGTGCGGCCCGACATCGTCACCCTCGACGTGGTCATGCCGCGCCTCGACGGCCTGCGCACCGCCGCCCGGCTCCGCGCCGACGCCCGTACCAGCGACCTGCCCATCGTCATCGTGAGCGCCTGCACCCAGTACGAGGTGGAGAACGGGCTGGACGTCGGCGTCGACGCCTTCCTCGCCAAGCCCTTCGAGCCCGGTGAACTGGTGCGTGTGGTGGGCCAGTTGAGGGAGCGCGGGCGCGGCCGTGGCGGCGCCGGCCGGAGCGGCTCCGGTGAGGGCGGGGCAGGGGGCGACTCCGGGCCCCAGGGGAACAGCGGCGACGGTTCGGCAGGGCGCGCCACCCGTACCGCCGACGCCTGA
- the nrtL gene encoding ArgS-related anticodon-binding protein NrtL, translated as MTPADLSRTVLRAVRRAVDDGEFGVVAEGAVEQAVARVVVERPRAGGRGDYATNAALQIAGPTGRPPRQVAEVLSRRLTGSPGIVAVDITGPGFLNLTLAPAADPSRTLVAGIRRQGLAYGHGDALRGHHIDLRVPRELRAETVADAVARIARSQGADVHIADERIADEGLAEAGGQSGVTLRPVPVARPDELFAVLGRDAAHWALLLPAGHDHPRTATAEDRAALLAQRETNPLFRVRYAHSRTRALTRNAADLGFDGTPGETPGRDDLLAALAEHPRILLSAARHHAPDRLARHLVGVADALLPALGDVLPLGGEKPSAAHRARLALAEAAGTVLAGGLSLLGIDAPVHV; from the coding sequence GTGACGCCCGCCGACCTCTCCCGTACCGTCCTGCGCGCCGTTCGTCGCGCGGTCGACGACGGTGAGTTCGGTGTGGTCGCCGAGGGGGCCGTGGAGCAGGCCGTCGCGCGGGTCGTCGTCGAGCGGCCGCGGGCCGGCGGCCGCGGGGACTACGCCACGAACGCCGCCCTGCAGATCGCGGGGCCCACCGGCCGCCCCCCGCGCCAGGTCGCCGAAGTGCTCTCCCGGCGGCTGACCGGCAGCCCGGGGATCGTGGCCGTCGACATCACCGGGCCCGGGTTCCTCAACCTCACGCTCGCCCCGGCGGCCGACCCGAGCCGGACGCTCGTCGCCGGCATCCGGCGCCAGGGCCTCGCCTACGGGCACGGCGACGCACTCCGCGGCCACCACATCGACCTGCGCGTCCCGCGCGAACTGCGCGCCGAGACCGTCGCCGACGCCGTCGCGCGCATCGCACGGAGCCAGGGCGCCGACGTACACATCGCCGACGAGCGCATCGCCGACGAGGGCCTCGCAGAGGCCGGCGGCCAGAGCGGCGTCACCCTGCGGCCCGTGCCGGTCGCCCGCCCCGACGAGCTGTTCGCGGTCCTCGGCCGCGACGCCGCCCACTGGGCCCTGCTCCTGCCCGCCGGGCACGACCACCCGCGCACCGCCACCGCCGAGGACCGCGCCGCCCTCCTCGCGCAGCGCGAGACGAACCCGCTCTTCCGCGTCCGGTACGCGCACTCCCGCACCCGGGCCCTCACCCGCAACGCCGCGGACCTCGGATTCGACGGCACCCCCGGCGAGACCCCCGGCCGCGACGACCTCCTCGCCGCGCTCGCCGAACACCCCCGCATCCTGCTCTCCGCCGCCCGGCACCACGCCCCCGACCGGCTGGCCCGGCACCTCGTCGGCGTCGCCGACGCGCTGCTGCCCGCCCTCGGTGACGTACTGCCCCTGGGCGGAGAGAAACCCTCGGCCGCCCACCGCGCCCGGCTCGCGCTCGCCGAAGCCGCCGGGACGGTGCTGGCCGGCGGCCTGTCCCTGCTCGGCATCGACGCCCCCGTACACGTATGA
- the lysA gene encoding diaminopimelate decarboxylase, which yields MSRSAHPAGPRHADVLPEGHYAAPPTDLNVLDPKVWSRTVARTADGGTTVGGIEVARLAEEFGTPAYFLDESDFRARCAAWRDAFGPDADVFYAGKAFLSRAVVRWLHEEGLNLDVCSGGELATALAAGMPAERIAFHGNNKTEEEIERAVAAGVGRIVLDSFQEIVRVAHIADRLGKRQRVQIRVTVGVEAHTHEFIATAHEDQKFGIALAGGQAAEAVRRALKLDGLELIGIHSHIGSQIFDMAGFEVAARRVVGLLAEVRDEHGVELPEIDLGGGLGIAYTSDDDPREPHEIAKALNEIVTRECEAAQLRTPRISVEPGRAIVGPTAFTLYTVGTVKPLDGLRTYVSVDGGMSDNIRTALYDAEYTVALVSRRSDAEPVLVRVVGKHCESGDIVVKDAFLPADVAPGDLIAVPATGAYCRSMASNYNHALRPPVVAVRDGEARVIVRRETEEDLLRLDVG from the coding sequence ATGAGCCGTTCCGCACACCCCGCAGGCCCCCGGCACGCCGACGTCCTGCCCGAGGGGCACTACGCCGCCCCGCCCACCGACCTCAACGTCCTCGACCCCAAGGTCTGGTCGCGGACCGTGGCCCGCACCGCCGACGGCGGCACCACCGTCGGCGGTATCGAGGTCGCCCGGCTCGCCGAGGAGTTCGGTACCCCGGCCTACTTCCTCGACGAGTCCGACTTCCGCGCCCGCTGCGCCGCCTGGCGCGACGCCTTCGGGCCGGACGCCGACGTGTTCTACGCCGGGAAGGCGTTCCTGAGCCGGGCCGTCGTGCGGTGGCTGCACGAGGAAGGGCTGAACCTCGACGTCTGCTCCGGCGGGGAACTCGCCACCGCGCTCGCCGCCGGCATGCCCGCCGAGCGCATCGCCTTCCACGGCAACAACAAGACGGAGGAGGAGATCGAGCGCGCCGTCGCCGCCGGCGTCGGACGCATCGTCCTCGACTCCTTCCAGGAGATCGTCCGCGTCGCCCACATCGCCGACCGGCTCGGCAAGCGGCAGCGCGTGCAGATCCGGGTGACCGTCGGCGTCGAGGCGCACACCCACGAGTTCATCGCCACCGCGCACGAGGACCAGAAGTTCGGCATCGCGCTCGCGGGCGGGCAGGCGGCGGAAGCCGTGCGACGTGCGCTCAAGCTCGACGGTCTCGAGCTCATCGGCATCCACTCGCACATCGGGTCGCAGATCTTCGACATGGCCGGCTTCGAGGTCGCCGCGCGCCGCGTCGTCGGACTGCTCGCCGAGGTGCGCGACGAGCACGGCGTCGAGCTGCCCGAGATCGACCTCGGCGGCGGCCTCGGCATCGCGTACACCAGCGACGACGACCCCCGCGAGCCGCACGAGATCGCCAAGGCGCTCAACGAGATCGTGACCCGCGAGTGCGAGGCCGCCCAGCTGCGGACGCCGCGGATCTCCGTCGAGCCGGGGCGCGCCATCGTCGGCCCGACCGCCTTCACGCTCTACACCGTCGGCACCGTCAAGCCGCTCGACGGACTGCGGACGTACGTGTCCGTGGACGGCGGGATGTCCGACAACATCCGTACCGCGCTCTACGACGCCGAGTACACCGTCGCGCTCGTCTCCCGCCGCTCCGACGCCGAGCCCGTGCTCGTGCGCGTCGTCGGCAAGCACTGCGAGAGCGGCGACATCGTGGTGAAGGACGCCTTCCTGCCCGCGGACGTCGCGCCCGGCGACCTCATCGCCGTGCCGGCCACGGGCGCGTACTGCCGCTCCATGGCCAGCAACTACAACCACGCGCTCCGCCCGCCCGTCGTCGCCGTGCGCGACGGCGAGGCCCGGGTGATCGTGCGGCGCGAGACGGAGGAAGATCTCCTGCGTCTCGACGTCGGATAA
- a CDS encoding homoserine dehydrogenase, with translation MMRTRPLKVALLGCGVVGSEVARIMTTHADDLAARIGAPVELAGVAVRRPSKVREGIDPALVTTDATALVKRGDIDVVVEVIGGIEPARTLITTAFEHGASVVSANKALLAQDGEALHAAAAEHGRDLYYEAAVAGAIPLIRPLRESLAGDKVNRVLGIVNGTTNFILDKMDSTGAGYQEALDEATALGYAEADPTADVEGFDAAAKAAILAGIAFHTRVRLDDVYREGMTEVTAADFASAKEMGCTIKLLAICERAADGQSVTARVHPAMIPLSHPLASVRGAYNAVFVEADAAGQLMFYGPGAGGSPTASAVLGDLVAVCRNRLGGATGPGDSAYTQLPVSPMGDVVTRYHISLDVADKPGVLAQVATVFAEHGVSIDTVRQSGKDGEASLVVVTHRAADAALTGVVDALRQLDTVRGVASIMRVEGE, from the coding sequence ATGATGCGTACGCGTCCGCTGAAGGTGGCGCTGCTGGGCTGTGGGGTCGTCGGCTCAGAGGTGGCGCGCATCATGACGACGCACGCCGACGACCTCGCCGCCCGCATCGGGGCCCCGGTCGAGCTCGCCGGCGTCGCCGTCCGCCGTCCCTCCAAGGTCCGCGAGGGGATCGACCCCGCCCTCGTGACCACGGACGCCACCGCGCTCGTCAAACGCGGCGACATCGACGTGGTCGTCGAAGTCATCGGAGGGATCGAGCCCGCCCGCACCCTCATCACCACCGCCTTCGAGCACGGCGCCTCCGTCGTCTCCGCCAACAAGGCGCTGCTCGCCCAGGACGGCGAGGCCCTGCACGCGGCCGCCGCCGAGCACGGGCGCGACCTGTACTACGAAGCCGCCGTCGCGGGCGCCATCCCGCTGATCCGGCCGCTGCGCGAGTCCCTCGCGGGCGACAAGGTCAACCGCGTCCTCGGGATCGTGAACGGCACGACGAACTTCATCCTCGACAAGATGGACTCGACCGGCGCCGGGTACCAGGAGGCGCTCGACGAGGCGACCGCCCTCGGGTACGCCGAGGCCGACCCGACCGCCGACGTCGAGGGCTTCGACGCCGCCGCCAAGGCCGCCATCCTCGCCGGGATCGCCTTCCACACGCGCGTACGTCTCGACGACGTGTACCGCGAGGGCATGACCGAGGTGACCGCCGCCGACTTCGCGTCCGCGAAGGAAATGGGCTGCACCATCAAGCTGCTCGCCATCTGCGAGCGGGCCGCCGACGGCCAGTCCGTCACCGCCCGCGTGCACCCGGCGATGATCCCGCTGAGCCACCCGCTGGCCTCCGTGCGCGGCGCGTACAACGCCGTGTTCGTCGAGGCCGACGCCGCGGGCCAGCTGATGTTCTACGGGCCCGGCGCCGGCGGCTCGCCGACCGCGTCCGCCGTCCTGGGCGACCTCGTCGCCGTCTGCCGCAACCGGCTGGGCGGCGCGACCGGACCCGGCGACTCCGCGTACACGCAGCTGCCCGTCTCCCCGATGGGCGACGTCGTGACGCGGTACCACATCAGCCTCGACGTGGCCGACAAGCCCGGCGTTCTCGCGCAGGTGGCGACGGTCTTCGCCGAGCACGGCGTCTCCATCGACACCGTGCGCCAGTCGGGGAAGGACGGCGAGGCCTCCCTCGTCGTCGTCACCCATCGCGCGGCGGACGCGGCCCTCACCGGGGTCGTGGACGCGCTGCGTCAGCTCGACACCGTGCGCGGTGTCGCCAGCATCATGCGTGTTGAAGGGGAGTAG
- the thrC gene encoding threonine synthase, with protein sequence MTHQWRGIIEEYRDRLPVTDTTPVVTLREGGTPLVPAQVLSERLGCEVHLKVEGANPTGSFKDRGMTMAITKAKEEGAQAVICASTGNTSASAAAYAVRAGMVCAVLVPRGKIALGKMGQALVYGSKILQVDGNFDDCLNLARSLSENYPVALVNSVNPFRIEGQKTASFEIVDALGDAPDIHVLPVGNAGNITAYWKGYKEYAADSVSSRTPRMWGFQASGSAPIVRGEVVKDPSTIATAIRIGNPASWQHALAARDESGGFIDEVTDREILRAYKLLASQEGVFVEPASAASVAGLLKAAEQGKVDKGQKIVCTVTGNGLKDPDWAVAGAPQPVTVPVDAAAAAERLGLA encoded by the coding sequence ATGACCCACCAGTGGCGCGGCATCATCGAGGAGTACCGGGACCGGCTCCCGGTGACCGACACCACGCCGGTCGTGACGCTGCGCGAGGGCGGCACGCCGCTCGTGCCCGCGCAGGTCCTCTCCGAGCGCCTCGGCTGCGAGGTCCACCTGAAGGTCGAGGGCGCCAACCCCACCGGCTCCTTCAAGGACCGCGGCATGACCATGGCCATCACCAAGGCCAAGGAGGAGGGCGCGCAGGCCGTCATCTGCGCCTCCACCGGCAATACGTCGGCCAGCGCGGCCGCGTACGCCGTGCGGGCGGGCATGGTCTGCGCCGTGCTCGTGCCCCGCGGCAAGATCGCGCTCGGCAAGATGGGCCAGGCGCTGGTCTACGGCTCGAAGATCCTCCAGGTCGACGGCAACTTCGACGACTGCCTGAACCTGGCCCGCAGCCTCTCCGAGAACTACCCGGTGGCGCTGGTCAACTCCGTCAACCCGTTCCGCATCGAGGGCCAGAAGACGGCCTCGTTCGAGATCGTGGACGCGCTCGGCGACGCGCCCGACATCCACGTCCTCCCGGTCGGCAACGCGGGCAACATCACGGCCTACTGGAAGGGCTACAAGGAGTACGCCGCCGACTCGGTGTCTTCGCGTACTCCTCGCATGTGGGGCTTCCAGGCCTCCGGCTCCGCGCCGATCGTGCGCGGCGAGGTCGTCAAGGACCCCTCGACGATCGCGACCGCAATCCGCATCGGGAACCCGGCGTCGTGGCAGCACGCGCTCGCCGCGCGTGACGAGTCCGGCGGTTTCATCGACGAGGTGACGGACCGTGAGATCCTGCGCGCCTACAAGCTGTTGGCGTCCCAGGAGGGTGTCTTCGTCGAGCCGGCGTCCGCCGCGTCCGTCGCCGGTCTGCTGAAGGCCGCCGAGCAGGGCAAGGTCGACAAGGGCCAGAAGATCGTCTGCACCGTGACGGGCAACGGCCTGAAGGACCCGGACTGGGCCGTCGCGGGCGCCCCGCAGCCGGTCACCGTCCCGGTCGACGCGGCCGCCGCCGCCGAGCGGCTCGGCCTCGCCTGA
- the thrB gene encoding homoserine kinase yields MAGPAFRAAAVRVRVPATSANLGPGFDSLGLSLGLYDDVVVRVADSGLNIDIAGEGSETLPRDESHLLVRALRTAFDALGGQPRGLEIVCANRIPHGRGLGSSSAAIVAAVVAARAVTIGGDTRLDDAALLELATEIEGHPDNVAPCLLGGFTIAWMESGAGRAIRLDAADSIVPVVFVPGKPVLTEMARGLLPRSVPHVDAAANAGRAALLVEALTRRPELLLPATEDRLHQEYRAPAMPESAALVERLRADGVPAVISGAGPTVLALVEDGAADKVARLAGEGWAANRLALDVDGASVLPLGS; encoded by the coding sequence ATGGCCGGTCCCGCGTTCCGCGCCGCCGCCGTCAGGGTGCGCGTCCCCGCCACCAGCGCCAATCTCGGCCCGGGCTTCGACAGCCTCGGCCTGTCGCTGGGGCTCTACGACGACGTGGTCGTCAGGGTCGCCGACTCCGGGCTGAACATCGACATCGCGGGTGAGGGCTCCGAGACCCTGCCGCGCGACGAGTCCCATCTGCTCGTACGGGCCCTGCGCACCGCCTTCGACGCGCTCGGCGGACAGCCGCGCGGCCTGGAGATCGTCTGCGCGAACCGCATCCCGCACGGCCGCGGCCTCGGCTCGTCCTCGGCCGCCATCGTCGCGGCCGTCGTCGCCGCGCGCGCCGTGACCATAGGCGGCGACACCCGGCTCGACGACGCCGCGCTGCTGGAACTCGCCACCGAGATCGAGGGCCACCCGGACAACGTGGCGCCCTGCCTGCTCGGCGGCTTCACCATCGCCTGGATGGAGAGCGGCGCGGGCCGGGCGATCCGCCTGGACGCCGCGGATTCCATCGTTCCGGTGGTTTTCGTCCCCGGGAAACCCGTCCTCACCGAGATGGCGCGAGGACTCCTGCCGCGCAGCGTCCCCCATGTGGACGCCGCGGCCAACGCGGGCCGGGCGGCCCTGCTCGTCGAGGCCCTCACCCGGCGCCCCGAGCTGCTGCTGCCGGCCACTGAAGACCGACTTCACCAGGAGTACCGCGCTCCGGCCATGCCGGAGAGCGCCGCCCTCGTGGAGCGGCTGCGGGCGGACGGTGTCCCCGCAGTGATCTCCGGGGCGGGGCCGACGGTCCTCGCCCTGGTGGAGGACGGCGCGGCCGACAAGGTCGCCCGGCTGGCCGGAGAGGGATGGGCGGCCAATCGCCTGGCCCTCGACGTCGACGGAGCGAGCGTGCTGCCGCTTGGCTCCTGA